A single genomic interval of Asterias amurensis chromosome 1, ASM3211899v1 harbors:
- the LOC139942474 gene encoding placenta-specific gene 8 protein-like has protein sequence METTSTTRTTVISEQPREGQSRSVVIRGPNTEHGWSTDLCDCMTDPKSCLFAFFCLPCFDCYLATRMREACCIPILVPGGETAMRTKLRTQENIYGSICDDCLKVSFCPCCALAQMSRELDHIEHKI, from the exons ATGGAGACTACTTCCACAACAAGGACGACGGTAATAAGTGAGCAGCCACGAGAGGGACAGAGCCGATCTGTCGTCATCCGG GGGCCCAATACAGAACACGGCTGGTCTACAGATCTGTGTGACTGTATGACAGATCCAAAGTCAT gtttgtttgcCTTCTTTTGTCTGCCGTGTTTTGACTGTTACCTGGCTACTAGAATGAGGGAAGCCTGTTGTATACCAATCCTGGTACCCGGCGGTGAGACTGCCATGCGGACAAAGCTTCGAACACAGGAAAACATCTAC GGTTCCATCTGTGATGACTGTCTGAAAGTTAGCTTCTGTCCCTGCTGTGCCTTAGCTCAGATGTCACGAGAATTGGACCATATTGAGCATAAGATCTAG